In Streptomyces ambofaciens ATCC 23877, a single genomic region encodes these proteins:
- a CDS encoding MEDS domain-containing protein: MDHGDHLCLAFADDDEQRRVVTAYVSAGIERGERVMYFADQCTPAEVLGWLSEAGVDPGPALKTGQLVVTTADETYLAAGSFDADDMVTVLRREVRESLAGGYTGFRVSGEMGWALRAVPGADRLGEYETKVNSVFAGQKASAICQYDARRFTSTQLDGFDRCHPGAVEAQPLHDDGTLRLLPSFHEGHRALRVAGSVDHRTTHALAAALDAALTWPGDIRVDMTELEFIDLAGVRVLSRRAAGLEPGRRLHVVELAPLLCQVITMVGFDETPALVVTPRRATA, encoded by the coding sequence ATGGATCACGGTGATCACCTGTGCCTGGCGTTCGCCGATGACGACGAGCAGCGCCGGGTGGTCACGGCCTACGTGTCCGCCGGAATCGAGCGCGGCGAGCGGGTCATGTACTTCGCCGACCAGTGCACCCCGGCAGAGGTCCTCGGCTGGCTGAGCGAGGCGGGTGTCGATCCCGGGCCCGCGCTGAAGACGGGGCAGCTGGTGGTGACCACGGCCGACGAGACCTACCTGGCGGCCGGTTCGTTCGACGCCGACGACATGGTGACCGTGCTGCGGCGCGAGGTCAGGGAGTCGCTGGCCGGCGGCTACACCGGGTTCCGGGTGAGCGGTGAGATGGGCTGGGCCCTGCGTGCCGTTCCCGGCGCCGACCGGCTCGGCGAGTACGAGACCAAGGTCAACTCGGTCTTCGCCGGCCAGAAGGCGTCCGCCATCTGCCAGTACGACGCGCGCCGCTTCACCAGCACGCAGCTGGACGGATTCGACCGGTGCCACCCCGGAGCGGTGGAGGCTCAGCCTCTCCATGACGACGGCACGCTCCGACTGCTCCCCTCGTTCCACGAAGGGCACCGCGCGCTGCGCGTGGCCGGCAGTGTCGACCACCGCACCACGCACGCCCTCGCCGCGGCGCTGGACGCGGCGCTGACCTGGCCGGGCGACATCCGGGTGGACATGACGGAACTGGAGTTCATCGACCTCGCCGGGGTCCGCGTCCTGTCCCGGCGCGCGGCCGGGCTGGAGCCGGGCCGACGTCTCCACGTGGTGGAACTGGCACCTCTGCTCTGCCAGGTGATCACCATGGTCGGCTTCGACGAGACCCCCGCCCTGGTCGTCACCCCGCGGAGGGCCACCGCGTGA
- a CDS encoding RNA polymerase sigma factor SigF produces the protein MATMTAGITEHTTTGMPEVADPSKVAPKDARELSKLFFQQLSVLEEGTPEYQYARNTLIEMNMSLVRFAAGRFRSRGPEEMEDIVQVGMIGLIKAIDRFELTREVEFTSFAVPYIVGEIKRFFRDTSWAVHVPRRLQEARVQLARATEELRSRLGRNPTTKELSELMSLPEDEVVEARLAANGYNSASLDAAISGSEDGESALADFIGAEDTALALVEDFHALAPMIAELDERDRQIIHWRFVEELTQKDIGERLGVSQMHVSRLISRLLARLREGMLSAA, from the coding sequence ATGGCGACGATGACCGCAGGGATCACCGAGCACACCACCACGGGCATGCCGGAGGTGGCGGACCCGTCCAAGGTGGCGCCCAAGGACGCGCGGGAGTTGTCGAAGCTCTTCTTCCAGCAGCTGTCGGTCCTCGAAGAGGGCACGCCCGAATACCAGTACGCGCGCAACACGCTGATCGAGATGAACATGTCCCTGGTCCGCTTCGCGGCCGGCCGCTTCCGCAGCCGCGGACCGGAGGAGATGGAGGACATCGTCCAGGTCGGCATGATCGGCCTGATCAAGGCCATCGACCGGTTCGAGCTCACCCGCGAGGTCGAGTTCACCTCCTTCGCCGTGCCCTACATCGTCGGCGAGATCAAGCGGTTCTTCCGTGACACCTCCTGGGCCGTCCACGTGCCCCGCCGCCTCCAGGAGGCCCGCGTCCAGCTGGCCCGGGCCACCGAGGAGCTGCGCAGCCGACTGGGCCGCAACCCCACCACCAAGGAACTGTCCGAGCTGATGAGCCTGCCGGAGGACGAGGTCGTCGAGGCCCGCCTGGCCGCCAACGGCTACAACTCCGCCTCCCTGGACGCGGCCATCAGCGGCAGCGAGGACGGCGAGTCCGCCCTGGCCGACTTCATCGGCGCCGAGGACACCGCACTCGCCCTGGTCGAGGACTTCCACGCGCTCGCCCCGATGATCGCCGAGCTCGACGAGCGCGACCGTCAGATCATCCACTGGCGGTTCGTGGAGGAGCTCACCCAGAAGGACATCGGCGAGCGCCTCGGCGTCTCCCAGATGCACGTCTCCCGGCTGATCTCGCGCCTGCTGGCCCGCCTGCGCGAAGGCATGCTCAGCGCGGCCTGA
- a CDS encoding PP2C family protein-serine/threonine phosphatase, with translation MTASPVQAGPALPAAEEARLAAVRRYQVLDTPPDGAFDRIASLAARLFDAPMATVAIVDTDRVWFKAAHGLGGVTETDRAPGLSASAILHGEPYVVTDTDADSRAFAHPLVRGDLGVRFYAAAPITTADGQRLGTVDVLDTRPRKPTDDQLEALRDLAALVMDELELRLSAMRTVAAERERRAEAERLARALQRTLLPPALPDVPGLQVAAAYHTASPDEVGGDFYDLFPLDDGRWAFFLGDVCGKGADAAALTSLTRYTLRAAAIYDPDPCAALANLDVVLKGEYQGSDPRYCTAVFGVLQPLPDGSHAITLAGGGHPSTLAVRADGTVQAISTAGGQLVGMLPDPQFVQNTTRLLPGECLLLYTDGLTEARTSDGTMLDEDGLTRHLTETAPRTAEELLQSVEALLERLGEGVSDDTAVLALSVPAPIEPRPQENR, from the coding sequence ATGACGGCGAGCCCCGTACAGGCCGGCCCGGCGCTACCGGCCGCCGAGGAGGCGCGGCTGGCCGCCGTCCGCCGCTACCAGGTACTGGACACACCGCCCGACGGCGCCTTCGACCGGATCGCGTCCCTGGCGGCACGCCTCTTCGACGCGCCCATGGCCACCGTGGCGATCGTCGACACCGACCGCGTGTGGTTCAAGGCCGCCCACGGCCTCGGCGGCGTCACCGAGACCGACCGCGCGCCCGGGCTGAGCGCCTCCGCCATCCTCCACGGCGAGCCCTACGTGGTGACCGACACCGACGCCGACAGCCGCGCGTTCGCCCACCCCCTGGTCCGCGGTGATCTCGGTGTCCGCTTCTACGCCGCCGCACCGATCACCACGGCCGACGGACAACGCCTGGGCACCGTGGACGTCCTGGACACCCGGCCCCGCAAACCCACCGACGACCAGCTCGAGGCCCTGCGGGACCTGGCCGCGCTCGTCATGGACGAGCTGGAGCTGCGGCTGTCGGCCATGCGCACCGTCGCGGCCGAACGCGAACGGCGCGCGGAGGCGGAGCGTCTCGCGCGAGCCCTGCAACGCACGCTCCTGCCGCCCGCCCTGCCCGACGTCCCCGGCCTCCAGGTGGCGGCGGCCTACCACACGGCCTCACCGGACGAGGTGGGCGGCGACTTCTACGATCTGTTCCCCCTGGACGACGGCCGGTGGGCGTTCTTCCTGGGCGACGTGTGCGGCAAGGGGGCGGACGCCGCGGCGCTGACCTCGCTGACCCGCTACACGCTGCGCGCGGCCGCCATCTACGACCCGGACCCGTGCGCCGCGCTCGCCAACCTGGACGTCGTCCTCAAGGGGGAGTACCAGGGCAGTGACCCGCGCTACTGCACCGCGGTCTTCGGCGTGCTCCAGCCCCTGCCCGACGGCTCCCACGCCATCACGCTGGCCGGCGGCGGACACCCCTCCACCCTCGCCGTGCGCGCCGACGGAACCGTGCAGGCGATCTCGACGGCAGGGGGCCAGCTCGTCGGCATGCTGCCCGACCCCCAGTTCGTGCAGAACACCACACGGCTCCTCCCGGGTGAATGCCTCCTGCTGTACACGGACGGCCTCACCGAGGCGCGCACGTCGGACGGCACCATGCTCGACGAGGACGGTCTGACCCGTCATCTGACCGAGACGGCCCCGCGCACCGCCGAGGAACTGCTGCAGTCGGTCGAGGCGCTGTTGGAGCGCCTGGGCGAGGGTGTCAGTGACGACACCGCCGTCCTCGCGCTGTCCGTACCCGCACCCATCGAACCCCGCCCCCAGGAGAACCGGTGA
- a CDS encoding ATP-binding protein: MGGSGLNGPSIRRAPDGAEAGPQGLSTTFRRETLRIAEARRVAAEYLAASQRGRDHALPERTADAVQLVVSELITNAVKYGRGLIELTLARTDDTLTVTVRDGGTTLPVTRPADPGRVGQHGLEIVAALSQAVEIRREASGKRVTALIALR; this comes from the coding sequence ATGGGTGGGTCCGGGCTGAACGGTCCGTCGATACGGCGGGCGCCGGACGGCGCGGAGGCGGGTCCGCAAGGACTCTCGACGACGTTCCGGCGGGAGACCTTGCGGATCGCCGAGGCCCGTCGCGTCGCGGCCGAGTACCTCGCCGCCTCCCAGCGAGGCCGCGATCACGCCTTGCCCGAAAGGACGGCCGACGCCGTCCAGCTGGTGGTGAGCGAGCTCATCACCAACGCGGTGAAATACGGGCGCGGGCTCATCGAACTGACCCTGGCGCGGACGGACGACACGCTGACCGTCACCGTGCGGGACGGCGGCACCACGCTTCCGGTCACCAGGCCCGCCGATCCCGGCCGGGTGGGCCAGCACGGGCTGGAGATCGTGGCCGCCTTGAGCCAGGCCGTAGAGATCCGGCGCGAGGCGTCGGGCAAGCGCGTCACGGCGCTGATCGCGCTCCGTTGA
- a CDS encoding sensor histidine kinase has translation MTETLTVDPPPPHGGSLAHQALVYGSDDEFLAATVPFCLDGLEQGDAVLAVTTLRNTDLLHQALDGASAHIEFADADEWYRTPGRTLGDYYRYVDRLTGTGGHRRVRVIGEPVWTSRDALETAEWTRYEAAINVAFADCPAWIVCPYDTRVLPEGVVADARRTHPVIEVAATVLPSDHYVAPTAEGGWRRPLQPLGTDDGGIVMRFGTDLSAVRAEVAESAARMGLSEDGIRRLVFAVNEVATNAVQHGGGAGELVVRRAGRRVVCDVTSSGDNDSDWYVGYLPPDPQRQSGHGMWVVRQLCDLLEVHTGQNSTTVRLHVGLG, from the coding sequence GTGACCGAGACGCTCACCGTGGACCCGCCGCCCCCGCACGGCGGCAGCCTCGCCCACCAGGCGTTGGTCTACGGCAGTGACGACGAGTTCCTCGCCGCGACGGTGCCGTTCTGCCTGGACGGACTGGAGCAGGGCGACGCCGTGCTGGCGGTCACCACACTGCGCAACACGGACCTGTTGCACCAGGCCCTCGACGGGGCGTCCGCCCACATCGAGTTCGCGGACGCCGACGAGTGGTACCGCACCCCCGGTCGCACGCTGGGCGACTACTACCGGTACGTGGACCGGCTCACCGGCACCGGAGGGCACCGACGGGTACGCGTCATCGGTGAGCCCGTCTGGACTTCCAGGGACGCGCTGGAGACGGCCGAGTGGACCCGCTACGAGGCCGCCATCAACGTGGCCTTCGCCGACTGTCCGGCCTGGATCGTCTGTCCGTACGACACGCGCGTCCTGCCGGAGGGCGTGGTGGCCGACGCCCGCCGGACCCACCCGGTGATAGAGGTGGCGGCGACCGTCCTGCCCAGTGACCATTACGTGGCTCCGACGGCCGAGGGCGGCTGGCGACGGCCGCTCCAGCCCTTGGGCACGGACGACGGAGGCATCGTCATGCGCTTCGGAACCGACCTGTCGGCCGTGCGGGCCGAGGTTGCCGAGTCCGCCGCCCGGATGGGTCTGTCCGAGGACGGGATCCGGCGTCTGGTCTTCGCGGTCAACGAGGTGGCCACCAACGCGGTCCAGCACGGCGGAGGCGCCGGTGAACTGGTGGTCCGACGCGCGGGCCGGCGTGTGGTGTGCGACGTCACCAGCAGCGGCGACAACGACTCCGACTGGTACGTGGGATATCTGCCTCCCGACCCGCAGCGTCAGTCCGGGCACGGCATGTGGGTGGTGCGCCAGTTGTGCGACCTGCTCGAGGTGCACACGGGTCAGAACAGCACGACCGTACGGCTTCACGTCGGCCTCGGATGA
- a CDS encoding STAS domain-containing protein, translated as MTDSEHLLTVTPHATPSGTFVLEVSGELDHHTAQLLTHAVNDAPFDDGGVVIDLSALTYCDSTGITVLIGAYQRSQATGSPLSLAGVNPDQMRVFTVVGLDQVFTFHPTTAAAIAALGR; from the coding sequence GTGACCGACTCCGAACACCTGTTGACCGTCACCCCGCACGCGACCCCGTCGGGAACCTTCGTCCTGGAGGTGTCGGGGGAGCTGGACCACCACACCGCCCAGCTCCTGACCCACGCGGTCAACGACGCCCCCTTCGACGACGGCGGCGTGGTCATCGACCTGTCCGCCCTCACCTACTGCGACTCCACGGGCATCACCGTGCTCATCGGCGCCTACCAGAGGTCTCAGGCGACCGGCTCTCCGCTCAGCCTGGCCGGGGTCAATCCGGACCAGATGCGGGTCTTCACCGTCGTTGGGCTCGATCAGGTCTTCACCTTCCACCCCACCACCGCGGCGGCCATCGCCGCCCTGGGACGGTGA
- a CDS encoding DUF5133 domain-containing protein, protein MIIPAEKELRSVLARFAQARIEHDVCPTGLTSRTLEDTTYTLCVMTGARTAEEALRTADALLEQYADRTSVSREDEALAA, encoded by the coding sequence ATGATCATTCCGGCGGAGAAGGAACTGCGCTCGGTCCTGGCCCGGTTCGCTCAGGCGCGCATCGAACACGACGTGTGCCCCACCGGCCTGACCAGCAGGACGCTCGAGGACACCACGTACACGCTGTGCGTGATGACCGGGGCCCGCACGGCCGAGGAGGCTCTGCGCACGGCCGATGCCCTGCTCGAGCAGTACGCCGACCGTACGAGCGTCTCCCGCGAGGACGAGGCACTGGCCGCATAG